The following proteins are co-located in the Myxococcus fulvus genome:
- a CDS encoding DUF5985 family protein, whose translation MFQSMLNGAVAMAWLACALFFLRFWRQSHDRLFAFFALSFAVLGVNSVVAGLIDVQDERRYYIYVARLVAFLIILYAIWDKNRASRRG comes from the coding sequence ATGTTCCAGTCCATGCTCAACGGCGCGGTGGCGATGGCGTGGCTGGCGTGCGCGCTGTTCTTCCTTCGCTTCTGGAGGCAGTCGCACGACCGGCTGTTCGCCTTCTTTGCGCTGTCGTTCGCGGTGCTGGGGGTGAACTCGGTGGTGGCCGGGCTCATCGACGTGCAGGACGAGCGGCGCTACTACATCTACGTGGCCCGGCTTGTCGCCTTCCTCATCATCCTCTACGCCATCTGGGACAAGAACCGCGCGAGTCGACGCGGCTGA
- a CDS encoding HAMP domain-containing protein: MTVKKVVSRRARAVVPPQRSVEDDSDALDSRQLLRVLTAVRKGDFSVRMPVDKVGNAGKVADSLNEIIELNERMAHEFERIGNVVGKEGRITQRAHVVSAVGSWADCVESVNTLVADLAQPTTEMGRVIGAVAKGDLSQTVALEVDGRPLKGEFFRTARLVNGMVEQLGAFASEVTRVAREVGTEGKLGGQARVKGVAGTWKDLTDNVNSMASNLTSQVRNIAEVTTAVAKGDLSKKITVDVRGEILELKNTINTMVDQLSSFASEVTRVAREVGTEGKLGGQAVVKGVGGTWKDLTDNVNSMASNLTSQVRNIAEVTTAVANGDLSKKITVDVRGEILELKNTINTMVDQLNSFASEVTRVAREVGTEGKLGGQAVVKGVAGTWKDLTDNVNSMASNLTSQVRNIAEVTTAVANGDLSKKITVDVQGEILELKNTINTMVDQLNSFASEVTRVAREVGTEGKLGGQAVVRGVGGTWKDLTDNVNSMASNLTAQVRNIADVTTAVAKGDLSKKITVDARGEVLELKNTINTMVDQLSSFASEVTRVAKEVGTEGKLGGQAVVRGVGGTWKDLTDNVNSMASNLTSQVRNIAEVTMAVARGDLSKKITVDVRGEILELKNTINTMVDQLNSFASEVTRVAREVGTEGKLGGQAVVKGVGGTWKDLTDNVNSMASNLTAQVRNIAEVTTAVANGDLSKKITVDVRGEILELKNTINTMVDQLNSFASEVTRVAREVGTEGKLGGQAVVKGVAGTWKDLTDNVNSMASNLTSQVRNIAEVTTAVARGDLSKKITVDVQGEILELKNTINTMVDQLSSFASEVTRVAREVGTEGKLGGQAEVKGVAGTWKDLTDNVNSMASNLTTQVRGIAKVVTAVANGDLKRKLVVDAKGEIAELADTINGMIDTLAVFADQVTTVAREVGIEGKLGGQARVPGTAGIWRDLTDNVNQLAANLTTQVRAIAEVATAVTKGDLTRFITVSAQGEVAALKDNINEMIRNLKDTTRKNTEQDWLKTNLAKFTRVLQGQRDLLTVSKVILSELAPLVDAQHGVFYISERAEAGEQILKLLASYAYRERKGLSNTFKLGEGLVGQCALEKEPILLSDVPDTYIRISSGLGEEVPRNIVVLPVLFEGEIKAVIELASFHRFSEVHLGFLAQLTESIGIVLNTIAANMRTEALLKQSQALTDELRKQQEELTETNKRLEQQATSLQQSEELLKRQQEELRRTNEELQEKAKLLSEQKTEVERKNGEVEQAKRALEEKAEQLSLTSKYKSEFLANMSHELRTPLNSLLILSQTLSDNVEGNLTGRQVEFAKTIHASGADLLELINDILDLSKIESGTMTVDVGPLRFSDLREFVDRTFRQVADKKGLQFDIDLSTGMAGEVETDAKRLQQVLKNLLSNAFKFTESGSVSLRIGMAKNGWTPDHPVLSSAPSVVAFSVRDTGIGIPKDKHHIIFEAFQQADGSTARKYGGTGLGLSISREIARLLGGEIRLESEPGQGSIFTLYLPLDFMADRPGADTRPVSSVLAHSVAMLPPPMHLEEPSPVPTALVALSIDDDRATIQPGDKVLLAVTHAPDHASRLRAAAQGAGFKVLVSTEVEGALDVVRDSRPVAVAVDLDLPEMAGWVVLDRLKHDASTRALPVYTVSDDDHRERSLNLGAIGHLRAAADPAAAVAALASLRDFVERKGRGLLIVEDDAVHRQSLQELLGSDDVQTMAVGTAAAALAALAERRFDCMVLDLGLPDLPGTELIRRVREAHGAGGPPIIVYTGRELSRAQETELRRVAEAIVVKDAQSPERLLEETSLFLHRSPSTLSETKRRMLEKARERDPLLVNRKVLVVDDDVRNIFALNTVLERYGMKVAFAESAREGLAQLETDEDIELVLMDVMMPEMDGYQAMRAIRRMERVSHLPILALTAKAMKGDREKCLEAGASDYITKPVDIEKLLSLLRVWLHAPRGAQAKGPRTEVSG, from the coding sequence ATGACTGTGAAGAAGGTTGTCTCGCGTCGCGCTCGCGCGGTGGTGCCACCGCAGCGCTCCGTGGAGGACGACTCGGATGCGTTGGACTCGCGGCAGCTCTTGCGGGTGCTGACGGCGGTGCGCAAGGGCGACTTCTCCGTGCGCATGCCCGTGGACAAGGTGGGCAACGCGGGCAAGGTCGCGGACTCGCTGAACGAAATCATCGAGCTCAACGAGCGCATGGCGCACGAGTTCGAGCGCATCGGCAACGTGGTGGGCAAGGAGGGCCGCATCACCCAGCGCGCGCACGTGGTGAGCGCGGTGGGCTCCTGGGCCGACTGCGTGGAGTCGGTGAACACGCTGGTGGCGGACCTGGCGCAGCCGACGACGGAGATGGGCCGCGTCATCGGCGCGGTGGCCAAGGGAGATTTGTCCCAGACGGTGGCGCTGGAGGTGGACGGCCGGCCGCTGAAGGGCGAGTTCTTCCGCACCGCCCGGCTGGTGAACGGCATGGTGGAGCAGCTCGGCGCCTTCGCCTCGGAAGTGACGCGCGTGGCGCGCGAGGTGGGCACCGAGGGAAAGCTGGGCGGCCAGGCCCGCGTGAAGGGCGTCGCCGGCACGTGGAAGGACCTCACGGACAACGTGAACTCGATGGCGTCGAACCTGACGTCGCAGGTGCGCAACATCGCCGAGGTGACGACGGCCGTCGCCAAGGGCGATTTGTCCAAGAAGATCACCGTGGACGTGCGCGGTGAGATTCTGGAGCTGAAGAACACCATCAACACGATGGTGGACCAGCTGTCGTCCTTCGCCTCGGAAGTGACGCGCGTGGCGCGTGAGGTGGGTACCGAAGGAAAGCTGGGCGGTCAGGCCGTGGTGAAGGGCGTGGGCGGCACGTGGAAGGACCTCACGGACAACGTGAACTCCATGGCGTCGAACCTCACGTCCCAGGTGCGCAACATCGCCGAGGTGACGACGGCCGTCGCCAATGGTGACCTGTCGAAGAAGATCACCGTGGATGTGCGCGGTGAGATTCTGGAGCTGAAGAACACCATCAACACGATGGTGGACCAGCTCAACTCGTTCGCGTCCGAGGTGACACGCGTCGCTCGCGAGGTCGGCACCGAGGGCAAGCTCGGCGGACAGGCCGTGGTGAAGGGCGTGGCCGGCACGTGGAAGGACCTCACGGACAACGTGAACTCCATGGCGTCGAACCTCACGTCCCAGGTGCGCAACATCGCCGAGGTGACGACGGCCGTCGCCAACGGTGACCTGTCGAAGAAGATCACCGTGGACGTGCAGGGTGAAATCCTGGAGCTGAAGAACACCATCAACACGATGGTGGACCAGCTCAACTCGTTCGCGTCCGAGGTGACCCGCGTCGCCCGCGAAGTGGGTACGGAGGGAAAGCTCGGCGGCCAAGCCGTGGTGCGCGGCGTGGGTGGCACGTGGAAGGACCTCACGGACAACGTGAACTCCATGGCCTCCAACCTCACCGCGCAGGTGCGCAACATCGCCGACGTGACCACGGCCGTCGCGAAGGGCGACCTGTCGAAGAAGATCACCGTCGATGCGCGCGGCGAGGTGCTGGAGCTGAAGAACACCATCAACACGATGGTGGACCAGCTCTCGTCCTTCGCGTCCGAGGTGACGCGCGTCGCGAAGGAAGTCGGTACCGAAGGAAAGCTGGGCGGCCAGGCCGTGGTGCGCGGCGTGGGTGGCACGTGGAAGGACCTCACGGACAACGTGAACTCGATGGCGTCGAACCTGACGTCGCAGGTGCGCAACATCGCCGAGGTGACGATGGCGGTGGCGCGCGGTGACCTGTCGAAGAAGATCACCGTGGACGTGCGTGGCGAGATTCTCGAGTTGAAGAACACCATCAACACGATGGTGGACCAGCTCAACTCGTTCGCGTCCGAGGTGACCCGCGTCGCTCGCGAAGTCGGCACCGAAGGAAAGCTGGGTGGTCAGGCCGTGGTGAAGGGCGTGGGCGGCACGTGGAAGGACCTCACGGACAACGTGAACTCCATGGCCTCCAACCTCACGGCCCAGGTGCGCAACATCGCCGAGGTGACCACGGCCGTCGCCAACGGAGATTTGTCGAAGAAGATCACCGTGGACGTGCGCGGTGAGATTCTCGAGTTGAAGAACACCATCAACACGATGGTGGACCAGCTCAACTCGTTCGCGTCGGAGGTGACGCGCGTCGCTCGCGAGGTCGGCACCGAGGGCAAGCTCGGCGGACAGGCCGTGGTGAAGGGCGTGGCCGGCACGTGGAAGGACCTCACGGACAACGTGAACTCGATGGCGTCGAACCTCACGTCCCAGGTGCGCAACATCGCCGAGGTGACGACGGCCGTGGCGCGCGGTGATTTGTCGAAGAAGATCACCGTGGACGTGCAGGGTGAAATCCTGGAGCTGAAGAACACCATCAACACGATGGTGGACCAGCTGTCGTCCTTCGCGTCCGAGGTGACGCGCGTTGCCCGCGAAGTCGGTACGGAAGGAAAGCTGGGCGGTCAGGCCGAGGTGAAGGGGGTGGCCGGCACGTGGAAGGACCTCACGGACAACGTGAACTCCATGGCCTCCAACCTGACGACGCAGGTGCGCGGCATCGCCAAGGTGGTGACGGCGGTGGCCAACGGCGACCTGAAGCGCAAGCTCGTCGTGGACGCGAAGGGCGAAATCGCCGAGCTGGCGGACACCATCAACGGGATGATCGACACGCTGGCGGTGTTCGCCGACCAGGTGACCACGGTGGCCCGCGAGGTGGGAATCGAAGGGAAGCTGGGCGGACAGGCGCGCGTGCCCGGCACGGCCGGCATCTGGCGCGACCTCACCGACAACGTGAACCAGCTCGCCGCCAACCTGACGACGCAGGTGCGCGCCATCGCCGAGGTGGCCACGGCGGTGACCAAGGGTGACCTCACGCGCTTCATCACGGTGTCCGCGCAGGGCGAAGTGGCCGCCCTCAAGGACAACATCAACGAGATGATTCGCAACCTGAAGGACACCACGCGCAAGAACACGGAACAGGACTGGCTCAAGACCAACCTGGCCAAGTTCACCCGCGTCCTCCAGGGACAGCGCGACTTGCTCACCGTCTCCAAGGTCATCCTGTCGGAGCTGGCGCCGCTGGTGGACGCGCAGCACGGCGTCTTCTACATCTCCGAGCGCGCCGAGGCCGGGGAGCAGATTCTGAAGCTGCTCGCGTCGTACGCGTACCGGGAGCGCAAGGGCCTCTCCAACACCTTCAAGCTGGGCGAGGGCCTGGTCGGCCAGTGCGCGCTGGAGAAGGAGCCCATCCTCCTGTCGGACGTGCCGGACACGTACATCCGCATCTCCTCCGGGCTGGGCGAGGAGGTGCCGCGCAACATCGTCGTGCTGCCAGTGCTCTTCGAGGGTGAAATCAAGGCCGTCATCGAGCTGGCCTCGTTCCACCGCTTCAGCGAGGTGCACCTGGGCTTCCTCGCGCAGCTCACCGAGTCCATCGGCATCGTGCTCAACACGATTGCCGCGAACATGCGCACCGAGGCGCTGCTCAAGCAGTCCCAGGCGCTCACGGACGAGCTGCGCAAGCAGCAGGAGGAGCTGACGGAGACGAACAAGCGCCTGGAGCAGCAGGCCACCTCGCTCCAGCAGTCCGAGGAGCTGCTCAAGCGTCAGCAGGAGGAGCTGCGCCGCACCAACGAGGAGCTGCAGGAGAAGGCGAAGCTGCTCTCCGAGCAGAAGACGGAGGTCGAGCGCAAGAACGGCGAGGTCGAGCAGGCCAAGCGCGCCCTGGAGGAGAAGGCCGAGCAGTTGAGCCTCACCTCCAAGTACAAGTCCGAGTTCCTCGCCAACATGAGCCACGAGCTGCGCACGCCGCTCAACTCGCTGCTCATCCTCAGTCAGACGCTCAGCGACAACGTGGAGGGCAACCTCACCGGACGTCAGGTGGAGTTCGCCAAGACCATCCACGCCTCGGGCGCGGACCTCCTGGAACTCATCAACGACATCCTCGACCTGTCCAAGATTGAGTCCGGCACCATGACGGTGGACGTGGGCCCGCTGCGCTTCAGCGACCTGCGCGAGTTCGTGGACCGCACCTTCCGCCAGGTGGCGGACAAGAAGGGCCTCCAGTTCGACATCGACCTGTCGACGGGCATGGCGGGCGAGGTGGAGACGGACGCGAAGCGGCTGCAACAGGTGCTCAAGAACCTGCTGTCCAACGCCTTCAAGTTCACCGAGTCCGGCTCGGTGTCGCTGCGCATCGGCATGGCGAAGAACGGCTGGACGCCGGACCACCCGGTGCTCTCCAGCGCGCCCTCGGTGGTGGCCTTCTCCGTGCGCGACACGGGCATCGGCATCCCCAAGGACAAGCACCACATCATCTTCGAGGCCTTCCAGCAGGCGGATGGCTCCACCGCGCGCAAGTACGGCGGCACCGGCCTGGGCCTGTCCATCAGCCGCGAAATCGCGCGGCTGCTCGGCGGCGAAATCCGACTGGAGAGCGAGCCGGGCCAGGGCAGCATCTTCACCCTCTACCTGCCGCTGGACTTCATGGCGGACCGGCCCGGCGCGGACACCCGACCCGTGTCCTCCGTCCTGGCCCACTCCGTCGCCATGCTGCCGCCGCCCATGCACCTGGAGGAGCCGTCCCCGGTGCCGACGGCGCTCGTCGCGCTGTCCATCGACGATGACCGCGCCACCATCCAGCCCGGCGACAAGGTGCTGCTGGCGGTGACGCACGCGCCGGACCACGCGTCGAGGCTGCGCGCGGCGGCGCAGGGCGCGGGCTTCAAGGTGCTCGTCTCCACGGAGGTGGAGGGCGCGCTGGACGTGGTGCGCGACTCGCGGCCGGTGGCCGTGGCGGTGGACCTGGACCTGCCGGAGATGGCGGGCTGGGTGGTGCTCGACAGGCTCAAGCACGACGCCAGCACTCGCGCGCTCCCGGTCTACACGGTGTCGGATGACGACCACCGCGAGCGCTCGCTCAACCTGGGCGCCATCGGCCACCTGCGCGCGGCGGCGGACCCGGCCGCGGCGGTGGCGGCGCTGGCCTCCCTGCGCGACTTCGTGGAGCGCAAGGGCCGCGGGCTGCTCATCGTCGAGGACGACGCCGTGCATCGCCAGTCGCTCCAGGAGCTGCTCGGCAGCGACGACGTGCAGACGATGGCGGTGGGCACCGCGGCGGCCGCGCTGGCCGCGCTGGCGGAGCGCCGCTTCGACTGCATGGTGCTGGACCTGGGCCTGCCGGACCTGCCCGGCACGGAGCTCATCCGCCGCGTGCGCGAGGCGCATGGGGCCGGCGGGCCGCCCATCATCGTCTACACCGGCCGCGAGCTGTCGCGAGCGCAGGAGACGGAGCTGCGCCGGGTGGCGGAGGCCATCGTCGTCAAGGACGCGCAGAGCCCCGAGCGCCTGCTGGAGGAGACGAGCCTGTTCCTGCACCGCTCGCCCTCCACGCTGTCGGAGACCAAGCGCCGCATGCTGGAGAAGGCCCGCGAGAGAGACCCCCTGCTCGTCAACCGCAAGGTGTTGGTGGTGGACGACGACGTGCGCAACATCTTCGCCCTCAACACCGTGCTGGAGCGCTACGGCATGAAGGTGGCCTTCGCGGAGAGCGCGCGCGAGGGCCTGGCGCAGCTGGAGACGGACGAGGACATCGAGCTGGTGCTGATGGACGTGATGATGCCGGAGATGGACGGCTACCAGGCCATGCGCGCCATCCGCCGCATGGAGCGCGTCTCGCATCTGCCCATCCTGGCCCTCACCGCCAAGGCGATGAAGGGCGACCGCGAGAAGTGCCTGGAGGCGGGCGCGTCCGACTACATCACCAAGCCGGTGGACATCGAGAAGCTGCTCAGCCTGTTGCGCGTGTGGCTGCACGCGCCCCGGGGTGCCCAGGCCAAGGGCCCGCGCACGGAGGTCTCCGGGTGA
- a CDS encoding DUF5985 family protein, with protein MAEAVYILCALTSIACAVLLLRAWKRSQSRLLLWSGLCFVGMAANNVLLFIDLVILPTTIDLYLPRQLTTLASASVLLYGLIWDAS; from the coding sequence ATGGCTGAAGCGGTCTACATCCTCTGCGCCTTGACGAGCATCGCGTGCGCGGTGCTGCTCCTGCGCGCGTGGAAGCGCAGTCAGTCCAGGCTCCTGTTGTGGAGCGGGCTGTGCTTCGTGGGCATGGCGGCGAACAACGTGCTGTTGTTCATCGACCTGGTGATTCTGCCGACGACGATTGACCTGTACCTGCCCCGGCAGCTCACCACCCTGGCCAGCGCCTCCGTCCTGCTGTACGGCCTCATCTGGGACGCCTCGTAA
- a CDS encoding response regulator — MSPVSVLLVDDQPEGLLALEATLAPLGLQLVTARSGREALRHLLSQDFAAILLDVVMPGMDGFETASLIRERERSRHTPLLFLTALSRGQLPELRAYAVGAVDYLLKPYEPEILRSKVSVFADLYRKTELVKRQAEVLRETERREHEGELAEAQRRVDAERARAREELLRREMETHRNQQRWLEAVLAALPTPLALVEPGTGHTLLANRAAQGLAGGGLAYREAQSLLEGLVVRGTEGQVLSTDEQPLMRAARGEALQGFHVDWEWGGQQGSVRAFSTWLPRMHGRPETVLLALLDVAAPSATVQLVEGLRQLTPVHPGREGVEGPLPVRQDERARDASTPEPEHPVARKG, encoded by the coding sequence ATGAGCCCCGTGTCCGTCCTCCTGGTCGACGACCAGCCCGAGGGGCTGCTCGCGCTGGAGGCGACGCTCGCGCCGCTGGGACTCCAGCTCGTCACCGCGCGCAGCGGCCGCGAGGCGCTGCGCCACCTGCTGTCGCAAGACTTCGCCGCCATCCTCCTGGACGTCGTGATGCCGGGCATGGACGGCTTCGAGACGGCGAGCCTCATCCGCGAGCGCGAGCGCAGCCGCCACACCCCGCTGCTCTTCCTCACCGCCCTGTCGCGTGGCCAGCTGCCGGAGCTGCGCGCCTACGCCGTGGGCGCGGTGGACTATCTGCTCAAGCCCTACGAGCCGGAAATCCTCCGCTCCAAGGTGAGCGTGTTCGCGGACCTCTACCGCAAGACGGAGCTGGTGAAGCGTCAGGCGGAGGTGCTGCGGGAGACCGAGCGGCGCGAGCACGAGGGCGAGCTGGCCGAGGCCCAGCGCCGCGTGGACGCCGAGCGCGCCCGTGCCCGCGAGGAGCTGCTGCGCCGGGAGATGGAGACACACCGCAACCAGCAGCGGTGGCTGGAGGCCGTGCTCGCCGCGCTCCCCACGCCGCTCGCCCTGGTGGAGCCGGGCACGGGCCACACCCTGCTGGCCAACCGCGCCGCCCAGGGGCTCGCCGGCGGAGGGCTGGCGTACCGCGAGGCCCAGAGCCTCCTCGAGGGCCTCGTCGTGCGGGGAACGGAGGGCCAGGTGCTCTCCACCGACGAGCAGCCCCTCATGCGCGCGGCCCGCGGCGAGGCCCTCCAGGGCTTCCACGTGGACTGGGAATGGGGCGGACAGCAGGGCTCGGTGCGCGCTTTCAGCACCTGGCTGCCCCGGATGCATGGCCGCCCGGAGACGGTGCTGCTCGCCCTTCTGGACGTGGCGGCGCCGAGCGCCACGGTGCAGCTTGTGGAAGGACTCAGGCAGCTTACGCCCGTCCACCCCGGACGGGAGGGCGTGGAGGGCCCGCTTCCCGTGAGGCAGGACGAGCGGGCGAGGGACGCGTCCACGCCGGAACCTGAACATCCTGTTGCGAGAAAAGGTTGA
- a CDS encoding aldo/keto reductase, with translation MSTLPSFSPRRALGRTGFVATAVGIGDIADRSTPREVLVATLTRALDAGLNVIDTAPNYEEGLSEEVVGEALRGRREGVFLIDKVDVLDAPVGPQVEASLKRLGHAHVDLFVFHAVSELSAWEALAAPGGGLEQLGGCVRAGQARFRGISSHHPEVLRRAVLSGLCDVVMFPLGPFVDARYVEDVLPLARSRGVGVVSFKTFGAGKLLGDTEGYGRPLESRPRGKVGSGGREDREAPLLPHLGVEECVRYTLTLDPDVMLMGMSHPNEQDAALAAAHAWRPLTPEALEDVRVRARQAIDGKGAVWWNPTAA, from the coding sequence ATGTCCACGCTTCCTTCCTTCTCGCCCCGCCGCGCGCTGGGCCGCACCGGCTTCGTCGCCACGGCGGTGGGTATCGGTGACATCGCCGACCGCTCGACGCCCCGCGAGGTGCTCGTCGCCACGCTCACGCGCGCGCTGGACGCGGGGCTGAACGTCATCGACACCGCGCCCAACTACGAGGAGGGCCTGAGCGAGGAGGTGGTGGGCGAGGCGCTGCGCGGCCGCCGCGAGGGTGTGTTCCTCATCGACAAGGTGGACGTGCTCGACGCGCCGGTGGGGCCTCAGGTCGAGGCGAGCCTGAAGCGGCTGGGGCACGCGCACGTGGACCTGTTCGTCTTCCACGCCGTGTCGGAGCTGTCCGCGTGGGAGGCGCTCGCCGCGCCGGGCGGGGGACTGGAGCAGTTGGGCGGGTGCGTGCGCGCGGGACAGGCGCGCTTCCGGGGCATCTCCAGCCATCATCCGGAGGTGCTGCGCCGGGCGGTGCTGTCGGGGCTGTGCGACGTGGTGATGTTCCCCCTGGGGCCCTTCGTGGACGCGCGCTACGTGGAGGACGTGCTGCCGCTGGCGCGCTCGCGCGGCGTGGGCGTGGTGTCGTTCAAGACGTTCGGCGCGGGCAAGCTCTTGGGCGACACGGAGGGCTATGGCCGACCGCTGGAGTCGCGGCCCCGGGGCAAGGTGGGCTCCGGCGGCCGCGAGGACCGGGAGGCGCCGCTGTTGCCGCACCTGGGCGTGGAGGAGTGCGTGCGCTACACGCTGACGCTGGACCCGGACGTCATGTTGATGGGGATGAGCCACCCCAACGAGCAGGACGCGGCGCTCGCGGCGGCCCACGCCTGGCGTCCGCTCACGCCCGAGGCGCTGGAGGACGTGCGCGTGCGCGCGCGTCAGGCCATCGACGGCAAGGGCGCCGTGTGGTGGAACCCGACCGCGGCTTGA
- a CDS encoding chemotaxis protein CheB — MSVGLLVVGAPRGAAADLETLLSVLPAHLPAPVVVALHRGPHDRLAEPLGRRCALPVVEPDDKDDLVPGRVYLAPWGYHLLVDRGSVSLSVEPPEHGCRPAIDALFESAADSHGAAAAGLLFGGHEDGLAGLSLVQARGGRVALVGGEDVELLDAEVERLSLEDVGGWLARLAYVSRGRVQP; from the coding sequence ATGAGCGTGGGGTTGCTGGTGGTGGGCGCGCCGCGTGGCGCCGCGGCGGACCTGGAGACGCTGCTGTCCGTGCTGCCGGCGCACCTGCCGGCGCCCGTCGTCGTGGCGCTGCACCGGGGCCCGCACGACCGGCTGGCGGAGCCCTTGGGCCGCCGCTGCGCGCTGCCGGTGGTGGAGCCGGACGACAAGGACGACCTGGTGCCCGGCCGCGTGTACCTGGCGCCGTGGGGCTACCACCTGCTGGTGGACCGGGGCTCGGTGTCGCTGTCGGTGGAGCCTCCCGAGCACGGCTGTCGTCCCGCCATCGACGCGCTCTTCGAGTCCGCCGCGGACAGCCATGGCGCCGCCGCGGCGGGGCTGCTCTTCGGCGGCCATGAAGACGGCCTCGCGGGCTTGAGCCTCGTCCAGGCGCGCGGCGGCCGCGTGGCGCTGGTGGGCGGCGAGGACGTGGAGCTGCTCGACGCCGAGGTGGAGCGGTTGTCACTCGAGGACGTGGGAGGTTGGCTCGCGCGACTGGCCTACGTGTCGCGCGGCAGGGTGCAGCCATGA
- a CDS encoding CheR family methyltransferase, which produces MSTGAQSAALETLEAELLLEGVARHWGFDLRSHSRPQLLRRLRRHLREERLESFSALQARVLHDSEALEGLLRALSCTPPTLFSDAAFFRDFRSRVVPVLRTWPSVRVWHAGCGTGEDTYSLAILLHEEGLWGRCRLYASDASEGLLADARTGVVPLPGEDCARRHAESGGKGSLSDHYTRDGNWALVQPKLRDGIFFTQHNLAIDGSFNEFHVIVCRDTLLSFNRALHNRVHSRLYESLARFGFLCLGRKESLSRTPHAAAFEELEGTGRIFRRVS; this is translated from the coding sequence GTGAGCACCGGGGCCCAGTCCGCGGCGCTGGAGACGCTGGAGGCGGAGCTTCTGTTGGAGGGCGTGGCCCGACACTGGGGCTTCGACCTGCGCAGCCACTCGCGTCCGCAGCTGCTCCGGCGGCTGCGGCGTCACCTGCGCGAGGAGCGCCTGGAGTCCTTCTCCGCGCTCCAGGCCCGCGTGCTCCACGACAGCGAGGCGCTGGAGGGGCTCTTGCGCGCGCTGTCGTGCACGCCGCCCACGCTCTTCTCGGACGCGGCCTTCTTCCGCGACTTCCGCTCGCGCGTCGTCCCCGTGCTGCGCACCTGGCCGTCGGTGCGCGTGTGGCACGCGGGCTGCGGCACGGGCGAGGACACCTACTCGCTGGCCATCCTCCTGCACGAGGAGGGGCTGTGGGGGCGCTGCAGGCTGTACGCGTCCGACGCGAGTGAAGGGCTGCTCGCGGACGCGCGCACGGGCGTGGTGCCCCTGCCCGGCGAGGACTGCGCGCGCCGCCACGCGGAGTCGGGGGGCAAGGGCTCGCTGTCGGACCACTACACGCGCGACGGCAACTGGGCGCTCGTCCAGCCGAAGCTGCGCGACGGCATCTTCTTCACCCAGCACAACCTGGCCATCGACGGCTCGTTCAACGAGTTCCACGTCATCGTGTGCCGCGACACGCTGCTGTCCTTCAACCGCGCGCTGCACAACCGCGTGCACTCGCGCCTGTACGAGAGCCTGGCCCGCTTCGGCTTCCTGTGCCTGGGGCGCAAGGAGTCGCTGTCGCGCACGCCCCATGCAGCGGCCTTCGAGGAGCTGGAGGGCACAGGCCGCATCTTCCGGAGGGTGTCATGA
- a CDS encoding alkaline phosphatase PhoX has protein sequence MRLGRRDFLRLSALGGSALAVGPGFWKAAYAAPAQAGPGPYGAISGSPDINGLRLPAGFTSRIIARSGHPVGPTGYVWHPAPDGGACFARPEGGYVYVSNSEAISGGASAVRFDAGGRVLAAYRILAGTRLNCAGGPTPWGTWLSCEEHPTGWVWECNPARPSQGVERPALGAFPHEAVAVDPVGKRLYLTEDQPEGRLYRFTPSVWPRLSEGTLEAAKVSGDALAGEARLSWVRCSPERSVSRQPDVAARTTVFEGGEGCWYDGGIVYFTTKGDNRVWAHTPATGALEVIYAASLLPLAPLTGVDNVVVSRSGDLFVAEDGGTMDLCLITPGPQRVVASFLRLRGHTGSELTGPAFSPDGRRLYFSSQRGTSNSINAGVTFEVSGPFR, from the coding sequence ATGCGGCTCGGTCGTCGCGACTTCCTTCGCCTCTCCGCGCTCGGGGGGAGCGCGCTCGCCGTCGGCCCCGGGTTCTGGAAGGCCGCCTATGCGGCCCCGGCCCAGGCGGGCCCCGGGCCCTATGGCGCCATCTCCGGCTCGCCGGACATCAACGGCCTGAGGCTGCCCGCGGGCTTCACCTCGCGCATCATCGCGCGCTCGGGGCATCCGGTGGGGCCCACGGGTTACGTGTGGCATCCGGCGCCGGACGGGGGGGCCTGCTTCGCGCGGCCGGAGGGTGGCTACGTCTATGTGTCCAACAGCGAGGCCATCTCCGGCGGCGCCAGCGCGGTGCGCTTCGACGCGGGCGGCCGGGTGCTGGCGGCCTATCGAATCCTCGCGGGCACGCGGCTGAACTGCGCGGGCGGCCCCACGCCGTGGGGCACGTGGCTGTCGTGCGAGGAGCACCCGACGGGTTGGGTGTGGGAGTGCAACCCGGCGCGGCCGTCGCAGGGCGTGGAGCGGCCGGCGCTCGGCGCGTTCCCACACGAGGCGGTGGCGGTGGACCCGGTGGGCAAGCGGCTCTACCTGACGGAGGACCAGCCCGAGGGGCGGCTGTACCGCTTCACGCCGTCGGTGTGGCCCCGGCTGTCGGAGGGCACGCTGGAGGCCGCGAAGGTGTCGGGCGACGCGCTGGCGGGCGAGGCCCGGCTGTCCTGGGTGCGGTGCTCGCCGGAGAGGTCCGTGTCGCGTCAGCCGGACGTCGCGGCGCGCACGACGGTGTTCGAGGGCGGCGAGGGCTGCTGGTACGACGGCGGCATCGTCTACTTCACCACCAAGGGGGACAACCGCGTGTGGGCGCACACGCCGGCGACGGGGGCGCTGGAGGTCATCTACGCGGCGTCACTCCTGCCGCTCGCGCCGCTGACGGGCGTGGACAACGTGGTGGTGTCGCGCTCGGGGGACCTCTTCGTCGCCGAGGACGGCGGCACCATGGACCTGTGTCTCATCACCCCGGGGCCCCAGCGCGTGGTGGCGTCGTTCCTCCGGCTGAGGGGGCACACGGGCTCGGAGCTCACCGGGCCGGCCTTCAGCCCGGATGGGCGGCGGCTGTACTTCAGCTCGCAGCGCGGCACCTCGAACTCCATCAACGCGGGCGTCACGTTCGAGGTGTCCGGTCCCTTCCGCTGA